CTTGTAACATCCGAACAAATAACACGTGAATTTTGATGCCCCTAAATCGCAACCGATTGCGTTAAGGGCTTGTAAATCGGGATCAGGGCGTTCGGAATTAACTGGCGCGTTTACTGGGTAGCAGGGCGCGCACCACCGTAGGTTAGTAGGGGCTGAGGCCGTTGGACTTTACAGCGCGCGGGGAAATTTTTTGGGAAATCCCATGACGTGAACAAGAATCGCGGGTGCCAGCGGCTGCCGAAATGGATGCGTCCAGTTGACTACCTGACAGTTCAAGATTGAAAAATCCTTGCTCTGTCGAGGGATCAATCCGACTGTATCTTGTTAATAGCAAAGATTTTTCGCAAATTGCTCATCGAGTTTTAGACAAGGGATACTGAGCAACACCAGCATTGTTTGGTGAAAACGACAATCATTCAATCTGTGTTATAGTCAGGCATGCCAAACAGCGAAATTTGCCAACCATGGATCTTCTTTTTAAAATCGACGCGCCGATCACAGATTAGCGTTTAGTTCCACAGCAGGAGGCATTTCCTGCGGGAGGCGAGTGATAGCGATGCATTGCACGAAAGATTCACGCACGCGTGTCAGTTTATTAAACCGTCTCCGGAACGCACCGACCGACCCTGCCGCTTGGAAAGAATTTGCTGCCTGCTATAGCCGTAAGATTTACGCGTGGTCGCGCGCTTGGGGATTGCAGGATGCCGATGCGCTCGATGTGACGCAAAGCGTCTTGTCTGATCTCGTCAAGCGGCTACGCAGATTCCATTACAATCCCAACAGCTGCTTTCGCGCTTGGCTGAAAACACTTACTCGCCACGCGTGGCTGAACTATCTGAATAAACAAAGTAGGGCTGGACAAGGAAGCGGCGACGAAGTTGTATACAATCGAATCCTCACAATCGAAGCTCGGGACGACCTTCAACGACGTATCAACGATGCGGTAGACGAAGAACTGCTCCGAGAAGCCATAGCGCGTGTGCGACTGCGGGTAGAACCGCGAACGTGGGACGCATTTTACTTACTAGCCATCGACGGAAAATCGGGAGCAGAAACTGCTCAACAACTCAGCATGAAGGTTGGAACGGTATTTGTAGCTCGATTCAAAGTGCAACGCATGCTTACTCAAGTGGTAAAAGAGCTGGAGCAGGTCCATCGGTAATAAATGCCGAAAGCTAAAGAGCGGGTACATCTATGAATTCATGTCCCTCAGGAGCGACGCTTGAGCTTTTGATATTTGAAGCATTGCCAATCGCGGAGCGTTCGTCAATCGAAGCTCATGTTGAAATATGCCCGAGTTGCCAAATCCGGCTCGAAGAATCTACAAACAGCTCTGCAGGTATTAACCTGCCGCAACTTCGGTCGGCGGCAATCGGTTCAAGTTTTGCCGAGAGTACACGAAGCAATGATAGGTTCGAGCAAATGGCACAAGATGCTCTTTCAGGTTGGAGTGAGGAGGCAAACAGTGCAGGGTCTGGTGCCCAGAAAAAGGAGCTTCCATCGATTGCGGGGTTTGAAATCCTTGGAGAACTTGGCTCTGGCGCCGCGGCCAAAGTTTACAAAGCACATCAGCTTTGCCTAAATCGACTGGTCGCACTGAAGGTTATTTTGCCGGACCTTTTGTCGTGCGATGACCGTCAGCGATTTCAAATCGAAGCGCTAGCCATCGCTCGCTTGCGGCATCCGAATATCGTTGAAGTGTATGATGCCGGCGAGCAATCTGGCTTCCGGTACCTGTGCCTTGAGTTCGTCGAAGGACAAAATCTGGCCCAATGGACCAGAGGAATGCCTCAGGCTCCGCAGGAATCCGCAGCAATCGTTGAGTGCTTGGCTAAAGCGGTGTATTTTGCGCACCAAAATGGCGTTGTGCACCGTGACCTTAAGCCCTCAAATATTCTGATTGGGAACAAATCGCGCACTGAGAACACGCAGCCTGCTCATTTGGGCAGAGAAATTGAGGCATTTGACTATGAGATTAAAATTGCGGATTTTGGTCTCGCCAAGATGCTGCCAGGTACGAACTGCGCGAGCGCACTGACGACGCAGCCTGGCGCAATTCTGGGAACTCCGTCGTATGTCGCACCAGAGCAGGTTCGCCGCAGCGGAAGCTCAGACGCGCCGGGAACGGCTGCCGATATCTACTCTTTAGGCGCGATCCTTTACGAGTTGCTCGCAGGCAGACCACCGTTTCAAGGCGCGACAGCAATCGATACATTGCTCCAGGTGGTTCATCATGAGGCCGTCCCAATTGCCAGATTGGTGCCCAAAGTTCCACGCGACCTCGAAACGATTTGTGCAAAATGCTTGGAAAAAAATCCACAGCTGCGCTACTCGTCCGCTGAGGCCCTTGCGGCAGATCTGACTAGGTTTCGAAGACATCAGCCAATCGCTGCGCGTCCCATCGGGCCCATGCATCGGCTTCTCCGGTGGGGGCGGCGGAAACCTGTTCATGCGGGAATATTTATTGCGGGCTTGCTGGTAATGGTTGCAATCGCCGCAGCTTGCGTCCGATCCGAATGGCGACAAGCGGAACGTGTCCACCAACTGGACGAGGACTTGCGCATCGTGACCCATTTACAGCAACAAGCCGACTGGTCACAAGCAAATCTTCGACTGGAACGCGTGCGAGATCGTCTGGGGAGTGACGGCCCGATTGAATTGCGCCGCTGGTTTGACCAATTAGACGCCGCCCGGCGCGCACACGCACTCTCCGCACGAATCGCACAGATTCGGCTAAATCGTGCAGACGTCATATTGGGACCCTTTAACAATGCTCGTGCAGCTAAGGAGTATGAGGCTGCTTTTAAGGAGACTGGGTTAGACGTCTTTCACTCGGACCCAGACCTGCTGGCCGCAAACATTAAAGCGTCACCGGCATGCACAGCGCTCTTGGCGGCATTGGACGATTGGGCTGCGTGTTTAGTCGACCGCAAACGGCAGATTTGCTTGATGACCGTGGCCCGACGTGTGGATCCTGATCCATGGCGCGACCTCGTCCGCGATCCAACTACTTGGAGCGATCGTGAAGCGCAATTAGCCTTAATTCGCTCGGTGCCAGACGGCGAGAATTCTGTACCCTTGTTAGTCGCACTTGGCGAGCGAGTTTATTCGGGCGGAGGTGATGCCACGCATTTTCTAAAGCAAATCCAAGAGCAATTTCCCGCTGATTTTTGGGCCAACTATGAGCTGGGTATGATGCTCAATAAAAAAAAGTCTCCAGATGCGGCCAGGTTTTTTCAAGCGGCACTGGCGATTCGTCCTGGGACACCTGCAGTATATAACAACCTAGGAAATGCGCTGCGCTGGCAAGGCCGAATGGACGAAGCCATTCAAACGTATAGGCAGGCGATCCAAATGGACCCTAACGATGCCTGGGCCTATGTCGACTTAGGAAGCCTGCTCTTGGCGGAGAACCGATGCGATGATGCTATTGAGCAGTTTGAATGCGCGCTTAAGATCGACCCCGACTATGATTGGGGACATTATGTCCTAGGGAATGCCTATCAGAGAAAATATCAGTTGAATGACGCGATAGCACACTACAATGAAGCGATCCGACTTAATCCAG
This portion of the Pirellulales bacterium genome encodes:
- a CDS encoding sigma-70 family RNA polymerase sigma factor, with protein sequence MHCTKDSRTRVSLLNRLRNAPTDPAAWKEFAACYSRKIYAWSRAWGLQDADALDVTQSVLSDLVKRLRRFHYNPNSCFRAWLKTLTRHAWLNYLNKQSRAGQGSGDEVVYNRILTIEARDDLQRRINDAVDEELLREAIARVRLRVEPRTWDAFYLLAIDGKSGAETAQQLSMKVGTVFVARFKVQRMLTQVVKELEQVHR
- a CDS encoding tetratricopeptide repeat protein, which gives rise to MNSCPSGATLELLIFEALPIAERSSIEAHVEICPSCQIRLEESTNSSAGINLPQLRSAAIGSSFAESTRSNDRFEQMAQDALSGWSEEANSAGSGAQKKELPSIAGFEILGELGSGAAAKVYKAHQLCLNRLVALKVILPDLLSCDDRQRFQIEALAIARLRHPNIVEVYDAGEQSGFRYLCLEFVEGQNLAQWTRGMPQAPQESAAIVECLAKAVYFAHQNGVVHRDLKPSNILIGNKSRTENTQPAHLGREIEAFDYEIKIADFGLAKMLPGTNCASALTTQPGAILGTPSYVAPEQVRRSGSSDAPGTAADIYSLGAILYELLAGRPPFQGATAIDTLLQVVHHEAVPIARLVPKVPRDLETICAKCLEKNPQLRYSSAEALAADLTRFRRHQPIAARPIGPMHRLLRWGRRKPVHAGIFIAGLLVMVAIAAACVRSEWRQAERVHQLDEDLRIVTHLQQQADWSQANLRLERVRDRLGSDGPIELRRWFDQLDAARRAHALSARIAQIRLNRADVILGPFNNARAAKEYEAAFKETGLDVFHSDPDLLAANIKASPACTALLAALDDWAACLVDRKRQICLMTVARRVDPDPWRDLVRDPTTWSDREAQLALIRSVPDGENSVPLLVALGERVYSGGGDATHFLKQIQEQFPADFWANYELGMMLNKKKSPDAARFFQAALAIRPGTPAVYNNLGNALRWQGRMDEAIQTYRQAIQMDPNDAWAYVDLGSLLLAENRCDDAIEQFECALKIDPDYDWGHYVLGNAYQRKYQLNDAIAHYNEAIRLNPELSQAYDDKGRALFSAGRLDDAITQFRQSICVNPGYIKPHYNLGDAYFCKRSISQAIDEYSQALFLKPALTRIYDALGEAYCFDGDFENACDISRRGLSIPSNDDAAFDRMRIRLDRSQSFLALESRVSAVAEGVYQPRDRSETMLYAELCYLKHQYVAAARLYAKALADHPQIVDEPGMRNRYLAACAAAQAGSKPGEDSEKLGAEDRLQWRNQAREWLHDSLVYWEFAMNSDTAATQLLAHRYLVRCLADPQLAVLRDSSELAKLTAEEQHACHEIWNSLNALLEQRQGIRMPLADASALK